AGCGCACCGGCTGATGCCGAGGTCACGGGGGACACGGGCCGCGAGGCCGGCATGGGTGCGGCGGGCGAGGCTCCAGCAGCGTGCGGCGGGGAGACCGGACCGGCTGCGACCCAGGACGACGGGATGCCGGGCGGCGGGGTGGCAGCGCCCGGCTGGGGGGGCGACGGCTGCATTCCGGGGGGATCCGGCGGCTGCTGGCTCACCGGCGCCGCCGTCGCCATGCCGGGCATGGTCACCTGACGCACCCGCCCCACCGGGGCAGCATTGAGTTTCGGCCTGGGCTCCTCCGGAATGTCCTTCGGCCTCGTCGCGACCAGCCCGAGCCAGCGGTCGACCATCGACTGGCCGCGGCGGTAGGTCACCAGCAGCACAATCGCCATGACGCCCACCGTGACGGTGGTCAGCAGCGATGTCAGAAGCAGCTGACAGAACAGGCGGCCTCCCCTGGGACGGGCCGTCTCCGGGTCGCGGTAGTCGAACCTCAGAAGCGAGGAGCCGATGGTCTGGGCGCGTCTGAGGACCAGCACCAGCTGCATCACCACGACGGCCAGCGCGCAGACCCCCAGCAGGATCTCGACGATCCCAACCCGGTAGCCGGTGGCGTCCTTGCCGGTGTAGAAGAGGAACAGCTCAGCCCCTGCGAGCAGCAGCATCGGGACGGCGTTCAGCACCTGGGCACCGACGCGCACGCCCCGTCCGGCAAGCGCCTTCTCCAGGCGCGGTGAGAGGGCTGTCTCAGGCATCCTTGACCTCCTCGGTCATGACCTTCCCCCGACTGCAGGACTTGCTCAGGCTCGTCGCAAAGCCGTCGGCTGGCTTGTCGGCCCGCCGCAGGGAACGCAGGGACAGCAGAGCCAGCGGACGCCGGTACCACTCCACCTGTTGCAGCATGCCGCGCTTGATCTGGTCCACCTGCCGCCACGTCTCCTCGGAGGCGGCAGGTGCCAGCTGGTTAGGACCGTAGAGGGCGGAGTCCATCAGCCGCGCTGTGGGCATGATCGGGACCTCCGGGTAGGCCTCCTGCATCCTGGCGGCGGCCTCCCGCCGGGTCTCGCACTGCGATGCCGGGAAGCCGAGGTCGCGGGCCCGGTCGACGATGTCCTTCCAGCCACCGGACACCGCGTCGCGCACCACAGCAGCGTTGCGGCGGCGGGTCGTGCGTCTGGCCTTCAGGCCCAGGACCAGCAGGAACGGCGACGCGATCACTCCGGCACCGCCCAGGACGCCGAGCGCCATCAGCACCAGTCCCCAGTCGATGGTGAACCGGTCGTCGCCCTCCCCGTCCTCGGCATCACGGTCAGCGAGCACCGGCTCGTCCGGCAGCTTCTCGGGCGGGTTCGGCGGCGGGTCGACCTGAGGCTTGGGCTTGGGTTTCGGCTTGGGGACCTCAGTCTGCAGGGTCTTGTCCCGGTCCGGAGTCGGGTTGAAGGCCACCCAGCCCGCACCGGCAAAATAGGCCTCAACCCACACGTGGGCCTCGGTGCCCTTGACCTGCCATTCCTGTCCCGGATACTCCTTGGGGTAGAAACCCATGACGACACGCGCAGGCACGCCGAGCTGACCGGCCATGATCGCCATGGCGGTGGCGTATTGCTCGTCGTCGCCGACCAGAGCCGGGCTGTTGAACATCGTGGCTAGCCGTTCGGCGGTGTGGCCGGAGCGAGACTTCTGGTCAGAACCGTCGGAGTAGTAGCCGTCCTCAACGAGCCTGGTCTCGATGGCCACCAGCCGCTCGAAATCGGTTCCTGCCCCCTCCGCGTACTCGGTGGCCCGGGTAGTGAGGATCTCCGGGGCAGCGTCCAGTTTCGCCAGCGGCGCGTTACCCGCCGTCTCGGCCCCCAGGGCGGCCCGCTCCTCCAGGGTCGGCTCCGGGCTGATCGCCGCTTCCAGCCGGTAGCGGTCGCCTGGGGCTAGAGCGCTGGTGGTGAGGGTCTGGTTCGCGGTGCGGTTGTAATAGGCTCCCTCGGATAGTTTGACGGCGTGCTCGCCCGTGAACTCCAGCCAGCTCGGCGTTCCGGCCTGCGGCACCCAGACACCGGAGTACTCGGCTGCCACCTCGACGCTCAGGCCGGCGTTGGCCTGGACATCCTGGGAGACGGTGCGGCCGGTGCGCAGGTACTGGTTGGCCTGCTGGGACACGTTGAACACGTTGCCGTCGTAGCGGTCCATCACCGCCAGCCGCAGCCGGGCACCCTCTGGCATGCCGGTCACTGTGAACAGCGTGGTGTCCTTGAGATCGAGTTCCATCAGCCGGTAGCTCATCAGCGGCGACGGATAGTTCCGCAGGTCGAGAGGCGGGGCGATCCGGTCGCGCAGCACCTGCCGGTCGGCGTGGGCCCCCGTCGCGGCGGTGGCACCGACGGCGCCGGTGGCGGCGGCCGCCAGGATGATGACGGCGGCGACGGCCTGCCGGGCGACCTGCGCCGCGTCGGCCTTGCGGTTGACCAGGATGTCGGCGTTGTCGCTGCGTTGAGCTGCCAGCTGGTGTAGCCACACCCAGGTGACCATGCCCAGTCCGAGCGCGCCTCCCAGCCACAGGGCGGTAGGCGCGGTACGCACCCCGAAGGCGATGCTGACCGCGAGGTAGAGGGGTGGGACCAGCAGCGGCCAGAACACAGTCCGCCGCCGCAGGGCGATGGTGGCAGCGACCACCCCGGCCAGCAGCCCGGCGAGCCACGGAACCACCGCCGGTCCCGTGAAGTCGCCCGCCGGGGTGGCGATGGTCAGTAGGTCGCGCCAGCTGTACACCGCGAGCAGCACCAGACGCCGCAACGTCTCCACGGTGGGGATGACCCCGGCGATGGTGGTGCGAGGCAGGGCCGCCACACCACCGAACAGCAGGTATACGACAGTGGTCATGAGCACCATGAGGGCCGCGGACAGCCGGAACCGGGCTGCTGCCCAGCCGACAGCGACGCCCGCCGTTATGCCTGCAAGGCCGGGGACGAAGCCCTGCCAGTCGCCGAAGGCTGGTTGCAGCGCGACAGCACCAGGGACGAGCAGCGCCCAGATCCCGAGCGCCCGGATCACGGACCCCCTCATGTCAGGCTCCCCAGAGCCCGCGGCAGCTGCTCCAGCTCTGGCAGGTCCAGCACCGTGATGTCGCCCACTTGGTGGCGCGCGATCGTCAGGCTGGACTGGTTGCGCAGGGCGAAGGTCTTGATCTGCTGGGGCAGCACGAGCTGCGCTGCCCGCAGCTCCATCGGATCGGTTCCCCCCGTGATGAATCCAGCGACGGAGACCCCCGAGGCCTCACTGCCCGCCAGCAGCGCCAGCTCCTGCAGGCTGGGGCCGTCGTCTGTCAGCTCGACACGACACAGCTCGTCGAGCAGTCCCACGCCCGTCGGGAACGTAAGCCTGCCCGCCGAGGTGTAGAACGAGACCTGCCGTTCCTCCCGCAGCGCGGCGACGCTGAGCGACGCGGCCGCGGACAGGGCCGCCTCAAAGTCGTCGCCGGTGGCGTAGTCACGGCGCACCGTCGACAGCATCAGAAGCAGGTGCGCCCGCATAGTCTCCTCGAACTGACGCACCATGAGCCGTCCGGTGCGGGCGGTGGTCTTCCAGTGGACGGAGCGACGGTCGTCGCCGGGAACGTAGTCGCGCAGGGCATGGAAGCTGACGTCCGAGCTGGACAGGTTGGCCGTGGTGATGCCCTCGACGTCCTTGAGGAAGCCGATTGCGGTGGCCTCCACCATCACCACCCGGGGGTGGATGAACAGTTCCTGTGAGGGCGTCAGCTCCCGGGTGCGGCGGATCAGCCCCACCGGGTCGGCCTGCACGGCGCGCACCGGTCCGACGGGGACCACGCCACGCCTCCGGGTGGGGATGGAAAACAGCTCCTCGTGGAAGTCGTCGGCACCCAGCGCAGCCACCCGGAACCGGGCGACAGCGCGACCGACGGGCAACTCGATGGTGGCGGAGGACGATCCGCGCCGCTGGCCGCGGATCCACACCCGCCCCAGGCCAGGCTCTCCCACTTGCACGCGCGGCTGGTGCAGCTCAAGCGTCACGTCGTGGATGGCGCGACGCAGGGTCAGGAGTACGGCGACGACGACCAGCGCCAACGCCAGGAACGCAAGGGTCCGGAATTCCAGCCAGCCCCACAGCCAGCCGATGACGGCGCACACCGCACCGAGCCCGGCGACACCCCAGCCCAGTGGGGTGACAGCGGATACGAACTCGGCGCGCCGCACCCGGCGCATCAGGCCTACGGCCGCATCTTTCAGACCCCGCAACCCCACGAGTCTCAGCCAGCCTGACTCGCCGGGCTGGGGACGGTGCCTAGGACGCGGGCGATCACCTTCTCCGCCGACGACCCACCGAAGGTGGCCGTCGGGGACATGATGATGCGGTGCGTCCACACCGGGACCACCAACTCTTTGACATCGTCCGGTATCACGAAGTTGCGACCGTGGGCGGCGGCCCAGACCCGGCAGGCCCGCACCATGGCGATGGCTCCCCGGGTCGAGACGCCCATGGACGTGTCGGGATCATTGCGGGTGGCGTCGGCCAAGTCCTGGACGTAGTCGAGGATGCCATCGTCGACGTGATTGTCGCGCACCAGGTCGCACATCTCGGCGATGGCTTGCTGAGAGATGACGGGGCTCAGTTTCTTGGAGCGGTCTGGCTGCGCGGATTCGGCCAGCACCTTCCGGGCTGCGTCGCGGCTGGGATAGCCGACGGAGGTTTTCATCAGGAACCGGTCCAGCTGGGCCTCGGGGAGCTTATAGGTTCCGGCCTGCTCCACCGGGTTCTGGGTGGCGATCACCATGAACGGACGGCCTGCGGGGTAGCGCACGCCGTCGACGGTGACCATGGCTTCCTCCATCACCTCCAGCAGCGCGGACTGGGTTTTGGGCGAGGCCCGGTTGATCTCGTCCGCCAGCACGATGGACGCGAAGATGGGACCCTTGTGGAAGTCCCACTGGCTCTTTTCCTGGTCGTACATGGTGATGCCAGTGATATCGGAGGGCAGCAGGTCGGGGGTGAACTGGATGCGGCTGTGGCTGCCCTGCACCGAGGCCGCGATGGCGCGGGCCAGGGCCGTCTTGCCGGTGCCCGGAGCATCCTCCAGCAGCAGGTGTCCCTCGGAGAGCAAGCAGGTCAGCGCCAGCCGGACAACGGGCGCCTTGCCCAGCAGCGCCTGGCCGACGTTGTCGACGATCTTCGCGAAGGTGTCCGCGAACCAGGCAGCATGTTCGGGGGTGACTGTCATCGGTGGTCCTCTTTCACTGCTGCTTGCATTGGCTGGTGATGTCATTTCCCGCAGGGAACCTGGTGTCTATGAACCACTGCTCGAACCGGCCCTGGAAGTAGCCATTCTGATCGACATTGAGGCGGCCTGAGCTCGTGTATCCGTTGTAGCTGATGGTGCAGACCACAGCAGAGTTCGGCTTCCAGTAGTCCAGCCGCACGTGGAACTGGTCACACGATGCGAAACTGCACGGCTCCCCCGAGCCGAGGGGCGGGCCGTGCAAGTCGGCGGCCTTGGGCGCAGGCCAGCTGGAATTGCACTTCTGAGTGCTGGCGCTCTGCCCCTCTGAGTTGGTTGCCGTGACCGTGATGCAGGCCTGCGTGCCGAAGTCGACGTCCTGCCCGCCGCCGCCGCCGCTGCCAGCGCTACTGCGCTCCCCCGTGGAGGTGGTGATGGTCGACGGCCGGCCGCCGGAGTTGGGGTCGTGGCTCCAGCTGTAGTTGACGCGCCGGTAGGTGCCCTCGGCGCTGACAACCGGTGCCTCAGGCGGCGCATAGGCGTTGACGGTGGCGGTCGCGGAATCACCCTCCGCGGTCTCACCGTTCACCGTCGCGATGGCCGTCAGGTTCACTGCGACGTCCCGGCCGTTGACGAACGCCCCGTTGGTGACGGTCTCCCCGTTGCCCACGACACCGGATGCGCCGCCCGCCGACCAGCGGTAGCGGATCTCGCCAGCCCTGGCGCCCTTGCCGTCCGCGCCGGAGAAGGAGAACCTGACCTGATTCGAGACGCCGGTGGGCGTGAGCGAGAACCCGGTCGGCGCGCCCGGCGGCTGGAAGGCCCGCACCGCATTCGACGCGGATGACCAGTCGCTCCATAGCCCGGACTTGTTGCTGGAGCGCACCTGGAAGGTCTTGTCCTCGGAGCTGACGCTCATGGTGACGGTGGTGCTGGTGGCAGGTCCGGAGTATTTCACCTCTCCGGAGCCGGATTCCCGCAGCTCGTAGACGAAGCTGCGGTCGCCATTGGCGTCACCGGGGGCTCCCCAGCTGACGGTGGCGCTGGGCGCAGCTCCAGAGGCCTTGTTCTTGTTGACGGTGGGCGCACCCTGCCCGGTGGGTGCGCCTGCCGGGATCTCAGGGGCCGAATAGTCGCTCCACAAGTATTCGGACTCGCGAGCGACATTGCCCTCCGCGTAGCGGTTGAGTGCCTGGATGCGGAACCGGTATGCGGTGCCGTTGCTGAGGCCCGTCGCCTGCCACGCGGTGTCCGCTGTGGTGAACTCGGTCTGCCCGTTGATACCTGGGCTGACCTGGATCTTGTACTGGGTCACCGGAGATCCCCCGTCGGGGACGGTGGTTGCGGGCCAGCTGAGATCGATCACCCGGTCGCCGAACTTCGTGGTGGGGACTGCGGGCTGGTTGGGTTTGGCGTCGGGCCGGGCCGTGGCCGGCGCAGAGGGATCCGACGTGCCTGCCTCCGTGACCGCCGAGACGGTGAAGCTGTAGTCGACATTGTTCTGCAGGCCTGTGACGCGGCAATTCGTCACCGCCGGACAGTTCTGGGAGCCACCGTTCCAGTTGACCACGAAACTCTGTAGGGCACCGCCGTTCAGGTCGCCCTGCGTCCACGCCAGCTCCACGGTGCCGGAGACATCCGACTTGGCGGTCAGGTTGCTGGGCGGCTGAGGTTTGTCCTTGACGGTGATGGAGACCTGGCCTGTGACCTGCCGTGACGCATCGCCAGTGGCATCCTGCGCGACATAGGTGACGACGACGCTGCCGACCGCGCCAGGGGTGGCGGTCAGCTCCATCCCGGACGCGGCGACGGTGGCAGTGCCCTGGGTGACCTGCGGATCGAGGATGGTGACCTGACCGCCCTGATCGGCGAATGGGTTGGTGATCGCCTGGGCCAGGTCGAACGTCTTGGACTGGCCCACCCGTCCATCCGGCTCGGTCAGTTCGGTGGTGGTGATCAGCGGGCGGGTGGAGGTCACCACGCTGAGCGGGATGCTCATCTGCAGGGGGTCTGTGCTGCCGTCGTGGACTTGGACGACGGCGGTTCCAGACGTCCCCGTGGGCACACCGGACTTCGCGGAGACCTGCATCTGCTGCCCGGTGACGGTGACGTCGAACTGGTCGGTGGGGGCCGAAAGCAGCTGGTAGGTCATCCGTTCGTTGTCGCCTTCGTCGGGGTCGTCGACCATGTCCTTCAGCGCGACATCGATGGGGGCCTCACCAGGCGCGACCTCAACGGGGGTGGGGCGCAGCACAGGCGGGGTCGCACCGGAGCTGATGACTTCGATGGGCAGGGTGAGGGTGGCACGTAGGCCGTTCGGATCATCAGGATCGGCGCCATCGTAGACCCCGAAGGTGACGGAGGTCGGCCCGTTGAACGATGGGTCGGGGGTGAACTCGATCATGGTGTCGCTGACGACTTTGAGACCCTGGTCTGGGCCGCCGGTCCACGCCCCGGAGGCTGCGGTGACGGAGTCAGCTGAGGTCACCTTGGCGACGTGGTCGGGGCGGGTGAGAACATACTTCGACAGGTCGATCTGCAGGGTCTCGCCGCTTTTGGCCTGGGCAGGCAGCTGGTCTGGGTCGAGGGTTGGTGGCAGGTGCCGGGTGCCGGGCACGAAGATCGCGGCCTGTGCCGTGTTCCCGTCCTTGTCCCTGATGGTGTAGAGCACGACCTGCGGATCCTCGGCGACCGGCACGACGACGTTGCCTCCCCCGGTGACTCGGGCCGGTTCTGCCACGGAGACGGTCAGGTCGTCGCGGGCGCCGTCGGGGTCCTCGTCGTTCTCCAGGACGGGGACCTCCACCTCACGGTTGCGGAAGACATCGGCCATGGGGACCCTGTCATCAGCGGCGACCGGCGGCAGCAGCGGCGCGTTCTGGTCGACCAGGACGGTGGCATACCCGGTGACGGGGGCGCCGCCCTTGTCGGTGATGTCGTAGGAGAGCTGGTAGCTGCCCTCTTTTTCCGGGGCGACGACCCGGACGTCCTGGCCGACCACCTCCAGGTCCGTCTGCCAGGAGCCGAGGGAACGAGCAGAGCCGTTCACGATGCTGATGGTGTCGCCGTCGGGGTCGACGTCGTTCTTGGTGACGGGCAGGTCGAAGCGCTGGCCGGGGCGGACCTTGATCTGGTCCGGTACCGCCACGGGCAGCTGGTTGCTGTCCGGCGGGGGAATCACGCCGACCCGGATCTTGCCCTCCCCGATGTCCCCGAACCGGTCCCTGACCTGATAGGTGAAGGTATCGGTTCCGCTGGCTCCGCGCGGGGCCTTGTAGGTGAGGTAGCCGCCCTTGACCTGCGCCCGGCCGAGAGTGGGGCCGGTGGAGCCGCCTTCGATGAGCTCGACTGAGTCGCCGTCGGGATCCACGCCGTCCAGCGGCACCGCAATGTCCACCTCGGAGTCCGAGAACACGCGGGCGGTGACGGGCACCGGGTTGGGTTTCTGGTTCCCGGCGTCGAGGCCCCGCACCGTCACGCTGATCTTGGCGCTGGCGCGGTTCCCGGCGGCGTCGGTGGTGGTGTAGACGAGGTTCACCGCGCCCGGGGTCTGACCTGCTTTGAAGCGCACCAGGTTTCCGGAGACGAACGCTTGGCCGATGTCCGGGTCGCGCACCTCGACGTCAGGGGCGACGCTCAGGTCGAGGTCCGTCGGCGAGTAGTCATTGTCCAATACGGGGATGGTGACGATGTCCCCGGCCCGCACCGTCGCCTGGTCATCGACGGCGACCGGCGGCTGGTTGGTGGCCTTAGGAGGCTGGGGCAGCACCAGCACCGTCGCCGACGCCGTCTCGGCCCCGTTGGAGACGGAGTACGTGAAGCTGCAGGACTCCTGGAGACCTGCGGGCGCGGAGAGACGCAGCGACGAGTGGTCGATGACCTCGGCGTTCAGGCCCGTGCAGTTGCCCATGGACAGCGATCGCACCGCGAGCACCCCGCCCGCCGGGTCGGAGTCATTCTCCAAGACGTTGACGACGGTGGAGGAGCTCTCCGGAAGCAGCGCTAGGTCATTCTCGGCGCTCGGAGTCTTGGATGCGGTGGCCGGGTCGAGGACGTCAATCCGGATGCGGCTCTCTGCCGTGTTGGGGCCGTCGGAGACCTTGTAGGTGATCTCGTGGGTGCCAGCGCGGGTGGAGCTGAACAGCGCCGTCGCCTGCTCGAAGTCGGGCTGCAAGGTCTCGTCGGAGGCGGGCTGGCCCAGCTCGGAGAGCTGCAGCGGCTCCCCGTTGGGGTCGGAGTCGTTGCTCAGGGGCCTCAGCACCACTTCCTCACCGAGGTTGACGACATAGTGGTCGGCGTTGGCTATCGGCGGCAGATTCGTGGCCCCGGACGCGACCTGCACCTGCAGCTCACCGGACGCTTCTTGTTTGCCGTCGGAGACGGTGAGCTGCACCTTGCGGGCCCCAGGTCCGCCGGTGCCGTTGTCCCGCAGGGACAGGTAGCCGTCCTGCCGGAAGGTCACCTGCATGCCATCGTCGCCGACGGCGTTGACCAGGTAGAGGGGGTCGCCGTCGGGATCCACCCAGTCAGGCAGCGCCGAATATTCGACGGAGGCCTGCTCCGACATGCTGACGGTGCTGTCGCGTTTCTTCTCAGGAGGCGAGTTCTCCCCCGCCGACCGGGGTGTGACGGTGACGGTGGCGGTGTTGGAGAGGTCCTGGCCGTCGAAGGCCTGGTAGGTGAAGGTCACCGGTGCGGTCTGCCCAGGAGGCAGGAAGATCTGCGCGGAACGGCCGTTGCGACCGGAGGTGACCTGCACTCCCTCTGGGATGTCTCCCAGCTTCACGGTCAGCACATCGCCGTCGGCGTCGATGTCATTGAGCAGCACGGGGAGGCTGGTGGATGTGCCGGGGCGGGCCCCGAACTCGTCATCGGTGGCGACGGGCGGCACCTGGTCCTGGTTCTCGACGGACTGCTCATGCCGGACCTCGTCGTCGGATTCCTCCTCGGTTTCCTTCTTCTGCTCCTGCACCTGGGATCTGACGAGTTCCCAGTTGCTGACGATCTTCATGCCCTCGTTGGGCAGGTAGACGTTGCCTGCAGCGTCATTGATGACGACGATGTCGCGGTTGGTGCGAAAGACAGGCGTCTTGGCTGCGGCGAGGGTGTCATTGACGGCGTTCAGGTCGTCGCCATCACCTGCGCAGTCGCGGACGTAGGCGCCGGAGCCGCCCCAGGCGCCGTAGACACAGCCTGCGACGTCCGCGGGGGCGGCCGGTTCTCCCTGAGGGACATCGGTGGTTTTCGGGGAGCCACCACCCAGGGGGACGGTGATGAGCGCGCTGGGGGTGGCGATGCTGACCTGGCCGCCAGTGCGGCTGGGCAGCTGGGCGCGGGCGGTGCCGTCGGCCTGGGGGACGTCGATGGATCTGCCGGTGGTGCGCACCCGGCCCGCGCCGACGGCCACGATCTCATCTCCTGCCACGGTGAGCTGGGTGTCGGAGGTGATCCCGCCGTCGAGGCGCCCGGCGTCCTCGGTGGTGAAGTGGTGGTCGCGGGAGGTGACTCGGGTAACGGCGCCGGCGGCATCGACGATGAACCCCACGCCGCCGCGGCCGGCGGTCACGCGCGGCTGTTGCAGGTCCTCGGCCACCGGTGTAGCGGAGGCGGTGTTGAAGGAGGCGAAATCCTCCAGGGTGGTGGCCCAGACCTTGCCCCCGGCGGTGTCGGCGATCAGGACGGTGTCGTCGCCCTGGACCACCGTCATGTCCCCGACGGAGACGCGGGAGTTGAGAAGCAGCGATGCGGTGGTGATGGTGGCGGCCGCGGAGCCCTGCGAGTCGTGCAGCAGGACGCGGTTGCCCTCCTGGCTGACGTCGAACTGGTGGGAGGCGGGGTCGAGGCCGCCGTCGAGGGTCCGGGACTGATAGTTGAGATGCCCGACGAGGCCTTCGGCGGGGTTGGTGACCCAGACGCCGCCGTCGTGGAGATCCACCTCGGTGGCTGGCACTCCCTGATGGACCAGCGCGAATCCGGTCAGCGACGCCAGCAGCAGACCGACGATACCTGTCTCGATGCGGCGTCGTGTGAACAGCAAGTCAACTCCCCCGTAACAGTTATCGTCTGGTCGGATCAGTTCGGAATCATAACCTCTGGGGCAGCGGGCAGCAGCGTCACGACCATGGGGCGGGGACCCCATGAGCCACCCCAACCCACTATCTGCCGTAGTGGAAACAGGTTGGGGATGCCTGCGCGGTGTCCTCTGCCTCAGTATCAGGAGTAGCAGTGGCTTCAGTAGTAGTAGGGGAAATCCGACCAGTCGGGGGCGCGGTGCTGCAGGAACGCGTCGCGGCCCTCTACCGCCTCGTCGGTCATGTAGGCCAGGCGGGTCGCCTCGCCGAGCAGCACCTGCTGGCCGACCAAGCCGTCGTCGACCAGGTTGAAGGAGTATTTCAGCATCCGCTGCGCCGTCGGGGACTTCGCGCAGATCTTCGCCGCCCACTCCAGGCCTGTCTCCTCCAGGTCGGCGTGGGGCACCACCTTGTTGACCATGCCCATCTCACGGGCCTCCTGGGCGTCGTGGACGTCGCCGAGGAAGAAGATCTGGCGCGCGAACTTCTGCCCCACCTGGCGGGCCAGGTAGGCCGACCCGAAACCGCCGTCGAACGATCCGACGTCAGCGTCGGTCTGCTTGAAGCGGGCGTGCTCGGCGGAGGCGATGCTCAGGTCGGCGACGACGTGGAGGGAGTGGCCACCACCCGCGGCCCAGCCGTTGACGAGCGC
The sequence above is drawn from the Arachnia rubra genome and encodes:
- a CDS encoding DUF58 domain-containing protein, whose protein sequence is MRGLKDAAVGLMRRVRRAEFVSAVTPLGWGVAGLGAVCAVIGWLWGWLEFRTLAFLALALVVVAVLLTLRRAIHDVTLELHQPRVQVGEPGLGRVWIRGQRRGSSSATIELPVGRAVARFRVAALGADDFHEELFSIPTRRRGVVPVGPVRAVQADPVGLIRRTRELTPSQELFIHPRVVMVEATAIGFLKDVEGITTANLSSSDVSFHALRDYVPGDDRRSVHWKTTARTGRLMVRQFEETMRAHLLLMLSTVRRDYATGDDFEAALSAAASLSVAALREERQVSFYTSAGRLTFPTGVGLLDELCRVELTDDGPSLQELALLAGSEASGVSVAGFITGGTDPMELRAAQLVLPQQIKTFALRNQSSLTIARHQVGDITVLDLPELEQLPRALGSLT
- a CDS encoding transglutaminase-like domain-containing protein — translated: MRGSVIRALGIWALLVPGAVALQPAFGDWQGFVPGLAGITAGVAVGWAAARFRLSAALMVLMTTVVYLLFGGVAALPRTTIAGVIPTVETLRRLVLLAVYSWRDLLTIATPAGDFTGPAVVPWLAGLLAGVVAATIALRRRTVFWPLLVPPLYLAVSIAFGVRTAPTALWLGGALGLGMVTWVWLHQLAAQRSDNADILVNRKADAAQVARQAVAAVIILAAAATGAVGATAATGAHADRQVLRDRIAPPLDLRNYPSPLMSYRLMELDLKDTTLFTVTGMPEGARLRLAVMDRYDGNVFNVSQQANQYLRTGRTVSQDVQANAGLSVEVAAEYSGVWVPQAGTPSWLEFTGEHAVKLSEGAYYNRTANQTLTTSALAPGDRYRLEAAISPEPTLEERAALGAETAGNAPLAKLDAAPEILTTRATEYAEGAGTDFERLVAIETRLVEDGYYSDGSDQKSRSGHTAERLATMFNSPALVGDDEQYATAMAIMAGQLGVPARVVMGFYPKEYPGQEWQVKGTEAHVWVEAYFAGAGWVAFNPTPDRDKTLQTEVPKPKPKPKPQVDPPPNPPEKLPDEPVLADRDAEDGEGDDRFTIDWGLVLMALGVLGGAGVIASPFLLVLGLKARRTTRRRNAAVVRDAVSGGWKDIVDRARDLGFPASQCETRREAAARMQEAYPEVPIMPTARLMDSALYGPNQLAPAASEETWRQVDQIKRGMLQQVEWYRRPLALLSLRSLRRADKPADGFATSLSKSCSRGKVMTEEVKDA
- a CDS encoding AAA family ATPase, whose protein sequence is MTVTPEHAAWFADTFAKIVDNVGQALLGKAPVVRLALTCLLSEGHLLLEDAPGTGKTALARAIAASVQGSHSRIQFTPDLLPSDITGITMYDQEKSQWDFHKGPIFASIVLADEINRASPKTQSALLEVMEEAMVTVDGVRYPAGRPFMVIATQNPVEQAGTYKLPEAQLDRFLMKTSVGYPSRDAARKVLAESAQPDRSKKLSPVISQQAIAEMCDLVRDNHVDDGILDYVQDLADATRNDPDTSMGVSTRGAIAMVRACRVWAAAHGRNFVIPDDVKELVVPVWTHRIIMSPTATFGGSSAEKVIARVLGTVPSPASQAG
- a CDS encoding FHA domain-containing protein, producing the protein MPETALSPRLEKALAGRGVRVGAQVLNAVPMLLLAGAELFLFYTGKDATGYRVGIVEILLGVCALAVVVMQLVLVLRRAQTIGSSLLRFDYRDPETARPRGGRLFCQLLLTSLLTTVTVGVMAIVLLVTYRRGQSMVDRWLGLVATRPKDIPEEPRPKLNAAPVGRVRQVTMPGMATAAPVSQQPPDPPGMQPSPPQPGAATPPPGIPSSWVAAGPVSPPHAAGASPAAPMPASRPVSPVTSASAGALIERSPFAPKDAAPTPATILREGSAAVPLVSVSQPLHTPASSQETVSETRTTGRDETMLDKVAVSAEPKLCLDDGTVLSLDTPLVFGRNPVALPEYPESQPHELIDETMKMSKVHAVVLANDGDVHVVDVGARNGVIFEFEGTRWRIEQHLRTPVRPGTVVYLGGRSFQVES